Proteins encoded together in one uncultured Desulfosarcina sp. window:
- a CDS encoding response regulator, with translation MAKTILVVDDSSIMRKMIKQTLIGAGHTVVGEAKNGDDAVAMFQDLKPELVTMDITMRGMDGIEAAKAILALDADARIVMLSNLDEDKFSRQAAQIGAKGYLNKHKTAEILELIDQL, from the coding sequence ATGGCAAAGACGATTTTAGTCGTGGACGACTCGTCCATCATGCGTAAGATGATTAAACAGACCCTGATCGGTGCCGGCCACACGGTTGTCGGAGAAGCGAAAAACGGCGACGATGCCGTGGCAATGTTCCAAGACCTGAAACCTGAACTGGTAACCATGGATATCACCATGCGCGGCATGGACGGTATCGAGGCTGCCAAAGCCATTCTGGCATTGGACGCCGATGCAAGGATCGTCATGCTGTCCAATCTGGATGAGGATAAGTTCAGTCGACAAGCAGCACAAATCGGGGCCAAGGGATACCTCAACAAACATAAAACCGCCGAGATCCTCGAATTGATCGATCAGTTGTGA